AACCAAGCAGCGGCAGCCCTGGCGAGGGCGGGTGGCAGCCAGGACGACATGGGCAACACCGAGGAGGATTATAATTTTGTCTTCAAGGGTGAGTTCTGGGCTTGATGCgaacccccctccccaaaagggatggagcaggaggccaggggctgcagggagggagtTGAGGTGCCTTCCCCCCAGGGGCTGCTGTGTCCCAAACTGGGATGTTGCCGACCATCCGTGCAGCTTTGATGTGCGCCAGGAGCTGCGAAGGGTCAGGATTGGGGAGCAGGCACCGGCCCCACCTGATGGCAGCGAGGTCAGGGCTGGTGAATGATGCTGGGGTCCGCAGGGGCACGGGAAGACCCATGCCCACCCCAAGGCTGCAGTGTGGGACACTGGGCAAATTGCTGGCATGTGGTTGGGACTGAgatggctggggctgagcttGCGAGATGTAAATGCTGTGCGAGCCCATTAACCCCTGAGAGCAGCAGACATTTAAAAGTCCTTCTGCTGCGGTGACCTGGATGGTGGCACACGCAGAGGACACAGGGGTCAAACTTGAGCTGAAGAAGCAGGGCCACAGCCTCACGGCCCCCCAGCTTGGGTTCCACAGGCACGGGGTCCCGGCGTCCTGCGTCTCTGCCGGGCGCTACCAGCCGGACCCCATTGGACCTCAGTGCTCCGCACCTTGGGCAAGCAGAGATGGACAGGCTCTGCTGTGCCGTCAGTCCTGGGCGCCCACCACAGGCAGGGTGACACAGGGCTTGCCAGTGTCCTTGCCCTGTTCCTGCTGCCCAGACCCTGGTGGCCATGACCTCCCCGAACATTGCTGGGGCCTCGCCAGCAGACGGGGAGCATGGCTGGGCTCAGCTGAGGTGGCTCAGCCATGCTCGAGGGGTAAGAGCTCATGACGCAGGGACAGGACCCCCGTTTGCTGAAGGAGTGAGTGCGGCGGGGGTTATACCTTCGTGCCTGCCCGGCCTCTGTGCCCAGGTCTGGGGCCATCAGGCAATGAGGGATGCCCGTGCAccctgtgccagcagctggggtgGGCTGGCTGCCACACTATCAAGGCAACGAGCTGCTGGCTGGTCTGGCTCAGGTCAGAAAGGGTTATTTGAATTACCGTGAAGTGTCTTGGAgcagccctctcccctcctcgACAGCTGCGATGggctttctcccttccctccacagTCGTCCTGATCGGGGAGTCCGGAGTAGGCAAAACCAACCTGCTCTCCCGCTTCACCCGCAATGAGTTCAACCACGACAGCCGCACCACCATCGGCGTGGAGTTCTCCACCCGCACCATCATGGTGGGAGACGCCGTGGTGAAGGCTCAGATCTGGGACACGGCTGGGCTGGAGCGGTACCGTGCCATCACCTCTGCGTAAGGATGGGATGCCCAAAATCAGTGTTCCCCCCTGGTACCTTGGCAGTGATGCCCTTGTAGCTGAACCCCACAGGTGAGGATGCTGTGGGGGCTGTCCAGAGCCTGGGGTAACGGTGGGATTCTCCCGTAGGTATTACCGGGGGGCAGTGGGTGCCCTGGTCGTCTTTGACATCACCAAGCACCAGACATACAATGTGGTGGACCGCTGGCTGAAGGAGCTGTACGACCATGCTGAGGCCAGCATCGTCGTCATGCTGGTGGGGAACAAGACCGACCTCACGCAGGCTCGGGAGGTGCCCATGGAGGAGGCGAAAATGTTTGCAGGTACAGGCTGGCACCCTGCCACAGGCCTGGGGGATTGGGAACCTCCCTGACAGCAGGGACCTGCACCAATGCGGGCACCCAGATGTCTCTAAAGGGCCTTGGAAATGGAGCCGTGCCCTTGCCGGGGTCTGCATCGTCTCAGTCCTCTCATTGCAGACAACAATGGGCTGCTGTTTGTTGAGACCTCGGCGCTGGACTCCACCAATGTTGAGCAGGCATTCGAGACCATCCTGAAGGGTACTTGCACTGGTGCCGTGGTGCAGCGGGGTCCCGGGGACCGGAGCATCGAGGGGTCCCTTACTGGGGAtgcagggctgggcagaggaTGTACAGTGCGtctctcctctgccctgctccaCGTGAGCTCTTTGGGCTGGTTTCGGTGTCGTCTTTCTGGCTGGTTTGGTTTCCGGCCTTTCGTGCTGGGCGTTTCGCTCTCCGCACCCCATGGCTTTGTTCTCATGGCCCCCAGGCATCCCCAAAGCCCGGGGGACTGCTGCCCCTGTAATCCCTGGTCCCCTTTCCTGTTGTCCTGGGCTCCTGACTCAATGTCTCCAGAACCCTGCTGAACTAGCCATGGGGATCtggggggatggggatggagagcGGTGATGCTCAGCCAGGAGCACCTCTCCAGGAATGGCAGCCAGCAGCGTCAGggcaggagcacagccaggtgtgccgtgctgtgctgtgccatgccatgctGTGCTATGCCGTGCTGTATGTATAGTGCCGAGCCAGCCTGGCCCggggagctgccagccctggcacagggTGAAGCACTAATCCCAGGTTGGGCAAGAGGAAATTGCCTAAGCGCAGGGTGTTCCCCAGGCACTGCAGGGATGTAATTTGGGGGAGCTGCTCCTTTGTCACCCCTCAACTCGTCCTCTCTGCTGCATAAAGGGGAAGGAGAGTCACCGATGTGCCAAGCAGTGGGCCAGAGGGCGAGCAACAGGGGCTGCAGCCTCGAAGCTGTCCCTGCTTCCCCGGGGGGGCCCTTGGCTGACACAcagacacacccccccccccgcacctcttGTTTTGCAGAGATCTTCCACAAAgtgcagaagcagaagcagaggagcagccaaAGCAACACGGTGTCACTTGCCAGTGAGACCCTGGCGAGCACAGCCCCGGTGCAGACGGAGAAGCGCCCGTGCTGTGTGGCCCTCTGAGCTGGCCGGGCACCCCGGGAagcccctggggacccccacagccccaggaCACGCCAGTGGCATAGCGCTGGGTCTGCCTCCACGCAGACTCGTCTGGCCACTGGCACTGGCTGGTGTCACCCAGCCTGCTGTGCCACCCCTGTCCTTGTGCAGTGGGGACCAGCAGCCTGGACAGTGGCCAAATTCTGCCATAAACAGTGAGAAGCACCAGTGCCAGGAGCTCTTCTCTGTCTGCTTCATTTTTGCCGGGCCTCAATTAGCATCACCACCGTCATGCACGGacctcccagcccctctggaCCCGTGGTGCAGAGGACTGAGATACCCCCAAAGCACCGCTGGGGAAGGAGCCAGGAGGTTCTGGCCAGGATCGTGCCAGTGACGGGAGCCTCTCCGATTGCGTCTGGCCCTGGGGTTGCTCCTGTGGGGCCACCCTGTGCCACGCACTGGGGACATGGCTGTCCCTACAGGTCTCCATCCCCACCGGGGACTGCTCTGGAGTCATCCCAAGCCCTAAGGAGCAAAGTGGCAGCACTCAGCCCTTGGCACacctctgtccccatcccagaCATGGGACTAGCGTGATGGCGGGACCTAGCGAAGGTCCCTCCTGTCTGCACAGCGGGATGGGGCTCAGTGCAGAGCCCAGTGCCAAGAGcctgggagcagctctgtgtcCAGCGCAACGGTGACGCAATCATTAAAGGACTTGCAAAATGCAGGTTTGCTGAGTTGGAATTCCCGTGTGTTTGCAGTCCCGTACCCTGGTCCCCACCTCCATGACGTGCCAAAGATCGTGGCTACCCAAGCAGCCCAGCCCGATGCCATGATCCCTCCGCGCCCCCTCCCCACGCAGCCTTTCCCTGTCCACATCCCCACACCCTCGATGGCTCATAGGGAATGACTGGCAGTTTATCAGTCCGAACCATGACTTGGCCTCTGCCAGTCACCCCAAACCCCTCGGAAATGGGAGACCCGCTGCTGGATTCTCCATATCTTCCTCTAGTTCTGGACACTCTCTTTCCCTTTGCACCGTGCAAGAAGACACGTCGGCCCAGCTCCCGTTTTGCGCCCGTGGTTCTGCGGGGAGAGCGTGGCCGTGCCTGTCCCCGTCAGTGGCCCGCATGCACGCCGTGGCGGCCTTTCCCCGCTGCCACGCAGCGCTATGCGTGAGGACACCCCGATGCAGCGCACCCCAGAGCCCAcggggaggggagcagagccctCGCCCACGGGAGGAGCCTCatacctgcccccccccccttacctgGCCCAGGTGAGCACACCTGGGCGGTGACGGACAGCCCCGACCGCCGATGGGTACGGAGGAGGAAGGGCTGTGGCCACCAATGGGTGCGCAGGGGACagcccctgccagggctgggtaAGGCCCGGAAATCCCAGTTGgcccggcgggagcggggctgtGGCGCTGGGCGAGATGCGGGGCAAGGACGATGAGTACGACTACCTCTTCAAAGGTGGgtctcctgccctgcctgcgccgCTCCGGCCATGCCTGCGATGAGCTGTGCTCGGCCTCAGCCCGCTGCAGGCGGTGCTATCTCCATGCAGCACCCTCGGGACGGAGCTGGAAGCTGGGGCTTTGGTTTATGCTGGGATATAACACAGCTCCCAGTGCcggggacctggggggggggggggcttgttGGGGTGCTCCCCTGCGCTGGGCAGAGGGGTGGTGGGTATCGGTGATGCTGGGGCCTCAGGGTGGAAATTTGGCCGTGGTCCGAGCGTTTGCATAGAGCTGGTCTGTGGCTGCTGGGTGCAGGTGGCTGTTTGTGGCTCTAGCGCTAATTAAAGCAGCTTGTTACTGCTGTGGGAGGAGTCTAGAGCCCTCACCTGGGTGCAGCATCCAGGGGAGGGGTGGCCGTGCCTgtggcaggcagggtgctggtcCCTGGGGGCAGGCCGAGGAGGCAGGGGCCGTGGGGAAAGGTGGTCTGTGTGGCTCTGTGGGTGCCGTGCCGGCCCCTGAGCCCCTCTGAGCAGGTTTGGGTGCCCTCCTCTGCgtggctggggtgggagcagcAGTTCTGGGGGCTGAGCGAGCAATCCCAAGAGGAAAAGCTGTGCCGCTCACCCGGCTGCAGTTAAGGGAAAGGATCCAGGGCTCTGGGGTTGTCCTTCCCGGTGCTGGTCACAGTGTGACCCCTCCGGTGTGCAAGGTGGGGTGGGGCTGGGGCCTTGGAGGTGCAGTGTTGGTTTTCCTGGCTGTAGGAGCCCAGCACCCTTGTGGATCATCCTCATCCGAGCTGCCATCCTCTCTGCACACCAGGTTTCCCTGCCCTTAGCAGCTCTCCCCTTGCACCGACCACCTTGCTGTGGCTGGAAcgggtgctgggggaggcgaGGGGACCACAGTTTGGCAACGTTGCAACCTCCCCAGCAATAAAAGCCAGGCAGTGAGATCACCCGGCGGCTGGCCATGAGTCAGCCTCCCCACACAGCCCTGCTTGAAAGACCCCGAGTAATTCCAGCCACCAACATGACAGTAGCCCTTGGCTTCTTGCACACCTCCCCTGGCCCCTGCCCAGGAAAATCCTCCTCTCTGGAGTTATTCTGGGACCCAGCAAGGGGGAAACTCTGATGCAGCCGGAGCTGGGTCATGACTCGGAGCAAGGTGCCTGGGCAGAAGCTCCTCCAGCTGGTACGGCCTTTCCTTCTTGCCCGGTGTTGCACCAGCAGCGCGGTTCTGAGATGGCCCCAGCGTGTTGTCCTCCTGTGGTGCCCATCCCTTCCCTGTGATCCTAAAGGAGCCAGGGCTGAGAGCAGCTCGGCACTGGGATCTGCATTCCCCTCCTCAGTCTTATGGTGATCTCTGGAGTCcttaaaaaataagagaacTTAGTTTTGAATGCAAGGTCTGCTCATCCCTCCTGAAGTAGGAGCAAATTCCAAGGGAGACGCAATGTTTAGGGGCACAGAGCTGGGCCAGCGCTCTCTGGGGTTACATGGCTCTGCTGAGACCAGCTTCGCCCCCTCAGAAATGGGAGATGGTCACTGCTCGAGGCAGTGTTATCCTGATTTCCGACTGAGATGAGAGCAtcagctgccttctcctgtTGCAAAGCATGACGCAAATTCCAGCTGTGCTCATGGGAAGGTagatgctgctggaggggcttgGGATAGATGAGAAATGGCCCTGGGCATGGCTGCCCCTTGGACCTTTCCTCAGGGCCCCTGTGCGGAGCTCCAGGCTGTTTCCATCCCCACCTCTGGGGTGGGACGTGATGTGTCAAGGATGTTTCACTGGTGCTCACAGGATGTGTGCTCTCTGCTTTGAACAGCTCATGCTGCCTGTTCAGAGGCAGCAAGGACTGACTGTGTCAAATGCTTCTGTGCGTGGGGTGGATGGACAATGCTGCTCGAGTCCCTCTTGCCCTTCAAGCTAGGGGAATGGGGCTGAGCACATACCCCCTCTGCATCGAGGTGCCCCAGAGGCTGCTGGATCCCTGCCCCATCAAACCCACTCCCTCCATCCCTGGCATGGTGTAAAGCCTGCAGGAGTGCGAGGAACATGCCATGGCCATGGGGGGCTGTGCAAGGTCAGCGTGTGCCCGGCATGGGCTggctctgctccttcctccctcccccagtcTCGTTTCCTAAGGCTTCCCATATCAATACTTTTTTTGCTGGCTGCAGGGGTGATGCAGCATGGCAcgcctgtgcctcagtttcccctggcTGTACTTAGTGCTGTCTCCTGGCAGCCAGGGCTCTTGCAGGCATCGGCTGTGCTGCCCTCCTGTCTCCAGGCCATGGCTGTGCTTGGGgccagaggcagcaggagcacgGCACTGCTGGAGTAGGGGACACAGCGGTTGAGCTGGGGGAAGTAGCAACTTCCCGTTGATTAAACACCAAGCCCAGATCAAAGTGGTGAGGCTCAGTAAGCGTTAACGAACCTGGCTCATCGCTGGCCTGCATTTTTCTACCGGTTTGTCCAGGGTAGCCCAGATTGTCATGGTCCTCCCAGGCTTCCATGTAGCATGCAGCAGCTTTCACTGCTGCACGGAGGAGCCACCCTTCCCTCTGTTGCTGGACGCCTTGACACGGTGATTGCCAGTGAGGCTCCGGTGCCTTCCAGCTGCCCTCGGTGATCACAGGGAGCTGCTCCACACGCTGTAGGGTTTCACGGAGCAATGCTATTTGCTGGCTGCCCTGCAACGAGGGTTTTGGCAAGGGGATGGCCACCTCGTTGGAGGCTTTGCATcccagcccatggaagggagcCAAGTCCCAATGAGCTGGAGCTGATGGGGAAGAGGTTATCCAGAACATGGAGCAACATCCTGGGAGGATGGCAGCTGCTGAGCCTTGAAAGAGTGTAGATGTGTCTTGCTGCAAAACCCAGGCAAATCTGCAGCGTGCTTTTCAGCCCTGGTGACAAGTGCAGCAGTGTGGCATACCTGGTGGTCCCTTGCTGGTGTTGCTGGTCCAGCATTCTCCCCAGTGTGGTCACTGGATGGTTGTGATCTCAGCCCTGCTGTTGTCTGATCCTGGTGGGGAGAAGTGTCCCCCAAGCTTGGTCCCACAAGGGTGGGTGAAGCGAAACGGGCTGCATTTGAGTGCACCTGAAGAATGAACAGAATCAACAGTgggggtatttaaaaaaaaaaataatcaaaacctGTTGAGTCATAAACTCAACAAACTTGACAGGGAAGCCGTATGATAAAGCCTCCCCAGAGCCTGTTGCACCAGGTTTTACAGGAACCAACCAGATCTGGGACAGGCAGAAAATGCACTTAACTAACCCACACCCAGGGACTTCCCGGCTCATGGGCTGGACCAGTAGCAGTGGAGGAGGATGCTTCCCTTCAGACCATGTCTTTTAAGTCCTCTTGTGTGCCCTCAGGGTTGGAGCTTGGGCTGGAAATAGGAGACCCAGCTCTGCTTGGCCTCTCTGGCCTGGCTCTGGCTTTCTGCCTGTTTTGTGTACATAGGTGCGTATGGGGCCTTCCTGTCCCCGGTGCTGGGAAGGAAACGCCTGGCAACTTCCAGGCACTGGCAGGAATTTTCTTGAGGGGCATTTACGGGTagctgtggtgctgctgggaTGAGCGGAGGCTGCTGGTCTTGCTCCCCGAGTGCAGCTTCCCAGTTGCAGCTCCCTCATCCGGCAGCTTCTCCCTGGATGAAATGGACGTGGGGTCTGGGCGGCGGGCAGATGAGGAGatcccccatccctgccaggctgggctgtggggTTTGCTGGGATGATCGGCATTGCAGGATACAAATGCCTTTGTTGGGCGTCCAGGGGGACTGACGCTGTGCTTGTGCCTCCCTAGTTGTGCTCATCGGGGACTCCGGGGTGGGGAAGAGCAACCTGCTCTCGCGCTTCACCCGCAATGAGTTCAACCTGGAGAGCAAGAGCACCATTGGGGTAGAGTTTGCTACAAGGAGCATCCAGGTGGACAACAAGACCGTGAAGGCTCAGATCTGGGACACGGCCGGGCAGGAGCGGTACCGGGCCATCACCTCGGCGTAAGTTTCCTTGCTCCCCACCCGTGTCCCTCACCCAGGGCCCTGCTGTGACCCTGTCCCCTCACTGTTCCCCAGGTACTACCGGGGGGCAGTGGGAGCTCTGCTCGTCTACGACATCGCCAAGTACCTGACATATGAGAATGCTGAGCGCTGGCTGAAGGAGCTGCAGGATCACGCTGATGCCAACATTGTCATCATGCTGGTGGGCAACAAGAGTGACCTGCGGCACCTGCGGGCCGTGCCCACCGATGAGGCCAGGAGCTTTGCAGGTATCTCCCCATCCTGCCCTGTCCTGTCCCATCCCAGGGTGGCTGTAGCTCACGGCACCCACCTGAGCTCACTCTGTCCTTGCAGAGAAGAATGGGCTGTCCTTCCTTGAGACATCTGCTCTGGACTCTACCAACGTGGAGACGGCTTTCCACAACATCCTCTCGGGTAAGGGGCAACCA
This genomic interval from Buteo buteo chromosome 11, bButBut1.hap1.1, whole genome shotgun sequence contains the following:
- the LOC142036392 gene encoding ras-related protein Rab-11A-like, with amino-acid sequence MRGKDDEYDYLFKVVLIGDSGVGKSNLLSRFTRNEFNLESKSTIGVEFATRSIQVDNKTVKAQIWDTAGQERYRAITSAYYRGAVGALLVYDIAKYLTYENAERWLKELQDHADANIVIMLVGNKSDLRHLRAVPTDEARSFAEKNGLSFLETSALDSTNVETAFHNILSEIYRIVSQRQITGQPESEFGPTTTIEPIRVLPTQQEGRQAPCCQNI
- the RAB25 gene encoding ras-related protein Rab-25 produces the protein MGNTEEDYNFVFKVVLIGESGVGKTNLLSRFTRNEFNHDSRTTIGVEFSTRTIMVGDAVVKAQIWDTAGLERYRAITSAYYRGAVGALVVFDITKHQTYNVVDRWLKELYDHAEASIVVMLVGNKTDLTQAREVPMEEAKMFADNNGLLFVETSALDSTNVEQAFETILKEIFHKVQKQKQRSSQSNTVSLASETLASTAPVQTEKRPCCVAL